In Podarcis raffonei isolate rPodRaf1 chromosome 8, rPodRaf1.pri, whole genome shotgun sequence, the genomic window gcagtccaaaaacaagcTGGAGACCCGCGTTTGGGAAGCACTGGTCTACAATGACTGGTAGCAGCTTCCCAGGGTTGCAGGCAGGAGCCACTTCCCAGCTGCACCAGGGTATGGCAGGGGTTTAACCTGGAGCAGATGCTGTTATCACTGAGCTGGGATCCTTCCCTCTGGATCCAGTCAGCTTCACCTctcagagaggaggagaaaggcaaAGCCACACAGATGTTTCCCATGCTTTCTCCTCCCCTCTGCCATAGCTGCTCACTCCCTGGGTTAAGGTAGGTAAAGAGGCACCAAAAGTAAGGAGGAGAAGCAAGGGAGGAGGCTTCTGAGATTGGCAGTGTGGCCCCTGCTTGGTACTGACCGCTGGCACCAGTGCTTGCAGCAAGCAGGGGAAGGGCTCAGACCCCTTTCTCGGCCACTGCTCCTTTGCCTACACCACTTTCCTGCCCCCCACTTTCTCAGAAGACACAGGTTGTAACACAGAGACCTGCTGCCATCACACCTGGCTACCCCCCAGTTTGTGGGCTTTCAGCTGCACCTCCAGCCACTGGGGCTCAAATCCAGCCAGGGCCACATGGAGAGCAAGGCACACCTTCCCAGGACGGCTTAGAAGCACCTCCTAAACCTTTGCTCACTTCAAGGGAAAAGGAGATGGGTTGCAGTTGCCAGACCGGCAGCATTACTCAGGGTCTACACAGGAACAATATTTAATGAACAATTTGACATTTACATCAGCATTGTGCAGCACaagatcctatgcacatttactcctGATGTCAGTCCTGCCAAAGGGACTTACTCTCCGGTAGGTGCATGTAGGGTTGGAGATATTAGACGTGCAAAGCTCTTCACGTGCATAATCCTTACAACCACCCGGTCAGGTAGGTCAGTACCTTTATTGCAATATGGGGAGTCAGGGTTGtctgtgtatgtgagagagaggcagacagaaGTCAGGGGCAAAGAATCTCTGGGCCAGGGCCAAAACATGGCCTTCCCAGCCTCTCATTCTGACCTTCAGGATTCTCTGCAGGTCAGaacccctctccccacccactaTTGTCCGTCTTTGAGGGttgttgcctggctggaatgtgtccttgaacttgcttgatattattaataataatttattaaatttacattccgcccttgctcccaaaggagcccagggcagcaatgaCAATGGATGGAAAACAGAGGGAGTTGTATGAGGGTATGTAGAAATTGGGACATTTTGTTGCACTTCTGGCCCCAGACACCAATGGCATGTAGACCCTGGAAAGTTCCCTGGAAGGGAACAAGGCCCTTGTGCAGGAAAaagctcccccacccctgatctaagaATGACCTGCAGGGCGAAGAACCAATATGGCGCTATGACGGTCCTAGGCAGTTTTTCTAATCCATGCTGATGAAACCAGGCAAGCCTCCTCCCAGATAACCGTCCATTTCCCATCTGCAGTGGAATAATTGGGAGAGCCTGCTTTCTCCTTGACCTGCACCTCCGATTTGGCCAGCTTCTGGCCGTCAAAGTCTCTCTGGTGCAGCCAACCCCAATTCTGCCATGAACCTCAAGAGCTTATGGCTTGGTTGCAAATGAAGATCAAACTGCACACTGCCAAAGTATAGACTCGGCATGTGGCATCGGCCACAGAACAGTCTTTGTAAGAGCCGCCAGGAGAGCAATGGGTCAGAGTCATGATCTGGAGCTCAGCCGAGAGAGCTCAATCCAAAGCATCCCTACCAGTAGGCTTGGTCATCAGAGCGCCTCCAGGTGTGCAAGCGAGAGAGGACCAGAGCGGCAGCACGAGAGGTGCCCAGGGGCTCGCCAGCCGTGAAGGTGCCCTTTGCCAGACGGGAGAGTGCATTGGGAGGGGAAGGACCCATTACGGGGCGGATTCTGTAATTCTTCCCGTGGTTGTTGTCCCAATAGACTTTCTGGCCACAGTGGAAGGAAACACAGAACTCAATATTCCCGCAAGGAGCTGGTGCCTTTGGTAGGGCCACCTCAAAGGAGAAGACATCCGTGTCGGTGAGGCCGTATGTGTTGGGCATGTACTGGCAACAGACATCGCGGAAGCTCCTCCATGAATCAAAGGTGATGCGGATGtacactttcttctcaaagccgATGTTTCTGACTTTGATGGTCCCTGAAAGGGACTTTTCCTGGATCACACAGTTCTCCAGAGACACACAGCTGCTTTGCAAGCGGTTGCGAAAGGCTAAATAATCAGCAGAAGGTTGGGGAAAATCCAGCATGTATTTTTTCGTCTCAGGACGGGAGCCACGTAGCTTGTTCCGGAAGTTGGTCAGGTGAGACAGAGCTTGGTGCAAATCACACAGGTCCTCCTCAATCTTGGAGAAGATCCGGACAGCAGTGAGCGAAAAGCCCTTCATGTCGGCAAAGAccaccttcttctttttcttgccaCGGCAACCCTTGATGGCGTCTCGCCTCTCGCCTTCCAGGCAGTTGTTCAGGCAAGGGCGTAAAGGCTGGTGCCCAAGACCCTCCCGCAGCTCCTCGTAGGAATCCAGCAGCTTGCGAATGGGAGGGGTGTGGCTCAGGCAAAGCCTCATGGCCCGATCGACGGAGGTGGCTCGGGGCACCATCGCCCGCGTGCTGAACACCTGGAAAAGGCTGGAAGCCGGAGAGGGAGTTAGGGACTCATGTGGAAGCACCTAGCCAGGATCAGAGACAGCACAAGTCTTGGCGTGACTTATTCCCCCTCAACATAGAGATTATTAATATACATATTCAGGGCGGATAACTCCACACAGATGATGTAGTAGAGAATGTGAGCATCCATTTCACTCCCAATACCTGTGATTGGAGGctggtgcatgcacacaaaagccttCAGGCAGATATACAAGTACCAAAATAGCAGAAAGGCAAGTTTGCAACAACTCAGGGCCCCTTCcagacatttgttgttgttgatttgcaGCTTTCTTCTGCAAGATGCCACTGATGCAATAATAGCACATcaatggtggatttatactggactgtccacacatcattcAGCTTTATTATCTGTTCTGCAATTCTTCCGCAGTGTTATCACATTCTAGTTGTCTGGAAGGGCACTCTTGTACTACAGCAGAACAAAAGAAGGAcaacaaacagcaacaaccctcTGGATATTTGTGGTATGTAAAGTTACAGGTTTTCAGTAGGAAGTTACCcatgttagatttttttttaggtggagatgtcaaggattgaacctggaatctttggCATGTCAAGCTGGCACTCAACCACTCAGATACTTTCCTATTTTGGCTATATCCCTGTGTTTCGTCCCAGAAGATCAGGGCTGCCTCACGCTGTTTTATCTATGTGATAGATGCCAGCCCAAGGCCAACCAgggagcggggatttgaacctgggcttTGCCAGCAGGGATCACACCAAGGGACCAGTGTGACTGCAGCTGATAAAGTTAAGCCTACTTGCACCATGGCTAAAGATCACAACAAAATCAGTGGTCAGTCTCTAAGGCTGCACACACAACACCTGTTTaaagcacacccacacccaaatcCTGATAACTGTAGTTTACCttccacagagctataattcccagcaccctcaacaaatacagttcccaggattgtttggggTGGGTGCTTTAACtttatggtgtgcatgcagccaaaTAAGGGAAACCCAGTGCTATCTGTCTTCAAAGGGCTACTTCTCTTGTGCCTTTAGCAGATTCTTGATGCCCAGAACTCAGAAGAGGCTCTTTGCAGCACAGAGATAAGCTTGACTCCCTGCAAGTCCCCTTAAAAGACACAGGCTGCAATGTTCCATGGAGAAGTTGGTGACCCATCACCAATCCTACCACCTCCTCCCCTTATAAGGAGCAAATGCTTTTTTATTGAATTCAGCTCCCGACCTGGATGGTCAGACCAGCAACATTTCCACCCCCGAAAGCAACAGGGCTCTTCCTAAGAGTGGCTTTACCAAGAAAACCTGGAGGGGGTCCCTCCAACACGCCTCCAGCATTTGAGCGTTGCCCATTCTCCCCTCTTGCCGGCTCAACCCCCCGTTTACACTGAAGTAGAAAGACAGTCCCGTGacccagaggaagctgccttatactgagatgATTACTTAATTTATTCAGTTAATTCGATTTATACCACAAAATGCTATTAATATCAGTGTAGCCAATCTGGCTCAGCAGCCTCAGttccagccttcaccaacctggcgccctccaggtgtttcaGACTGCTATTAGGATAGTTAGTAGTACTAcatttatttctatcccaccccctGGGTCAGCCCAGAGGCGTCTCCCAGAAAGGCTTCCCTCTCCACTCCAAGAGCTGCCAGGATCTGAACTGGAGCCTTTCCGCCTGCTGCCAAGCAGGCACCCCCCTCGAAGCGCATCCCTGGGGGCCGCAGCGTTAGGAAGGGAAAAGTTGCCTCCATGGGAACCCAGTTATGGGCAGAGCTCAAGGGGAGAGGCTGCAGCGCCTGAAAAAGCGGCGCGCCCCAGACtgctcccctttcccccttcctttgcgCGCGTGTCCCGTTCCCACGACACTCACTCTCCGCAGCTCATCGCGCCGCCTGCAGCCACGGTCCCGGGTCGTGGGCTCGAGGCGCTCCCGAAATGAAGGAAGAAATGAATGAAGACgctggaaagggaggaggagccGATGCCTGCGTGACcacgcccccaccgctctggccACGCCCCTCCACCTGACCCAACTCTGCCACGTGCCCCTTGTGAGCATTGCCCAGCGCaacccaaagcggcttacaaccaACCAGACAGGTAACAGACAACCCACAACgtggtttgcatgcaaaagcaaaccccagagcacgtgcagagtgcatttccatAAGCAGCGAGGAACTTGCAGCTAAGGCTCCAAATCGTGGGCTGGGGAGGGAGAGGCTCTGCTCCCGAAGGCCATGGTTCTCACTCACCAATACGTTTCCAAAGGGGCAGGCTGGTTTCGCAGCAAAAAAAACAGACGGACAGCTAGCCACAAATACAAGCAAGTTTATTATGGCAGAAGCGTCCGCTGCAAACAAAACGTTTTAAGTGCAAAATACTAtgagacactagatggcaatagtGAGCCTTacagaaaattcaatgtattttcaaaaatgcttttaaaaaaagcattttcataatgtttttatatgtgcagaTTCCACCCACGAGTGGGTCCAACAGGCAAGAAGGCAGTTTTTGCAAGTGCTGCAGAgagaagtgaagggcagatggagctcatcccatcgcccAGCTGTGAGTGGTGAAggctgctccctgcaaggccctttccacctggcctggggtggggcccagactcaccagccccactgaagaggctcctcatgaggctggaGGAACATCACTATGCCTGGCAACAAATCCCACTTATTGGATTCTTCtgccccatctttttgtgcctgccaaaCAGCCGTGTCATgcttataatattttattctcttgttaactatgctgttttaaatgtgcattttatatttgacttcacttagcaatgttttcttttgaaatggttaaggttttgttttttgttaactttgtgttaaatatgtattctgtagttgacctgctttgtaatgttttattttgaaatctttgagATGGTATATTGGTTTCCTGTTAATTGTGTTGCTTTGACTgtgtactttatatttgactttcttcagaaatatttgattatgcattgttttattgatgtttaatatgctgtaaaccactttgagatttttcttaaaaacataaagtggtatagaaatgaaataataagaataataatctagaaggaaaactctgggccgaaacctctgctgctttgtgggacatctttgggagcagAGTCCCTCAGATGGGGACGTTTGATGGCACCTTCTACGCCTCCTTACAGCAACTCCTACTTAATATATGTGAtattatatagtcatacctcatgttgcatctgcttcaggttacgtcttttcaagttgcatcccgcggcaacccagaagtaccggaacagttacttccgggttttgctgcttctgcatgtgcagaaacgctaaatcgcatggcacttctggatgcgaacgcttTGAGTTGTGGACGTGCCTCCGGGACGGATTATGTCCGCAacttgaggttccactgtatttaatatatataatattaaaatcaacaataagctaaaaactcaaaaaacaaaaaaacatagtGGCATTCTGCAtacctgggtaggcttgtctgaacaaagTTGTTACTTGCAGGTGCCAAAAAGTTTTAGACAGACGGTGCTgtcctggtgtcaataggcagggcaTTCTGGAGTGCGGGTGCTGCCACACGAAGAGAGATCtttcttacaaatgcaaaagGGGTATTTGGGCTGCTGTAACAGTGTCAGGGCTGCAGATCCAAGTAGTCAAGGGGGTGTTCTGTGGGGTAAGGAGATCATGCAGGTGAACCAGTGCCAACTTGTTAAGGGCCGCATATACTAATAGTGGCACCTTGAACGTGCAACAGCAAATCAGCTGTTTTTCGAGAAAGGGCCCTACTTCTGTGCTAGAGCTCATGTCTTGGATGCAGGTCCTGGGCTCCATTCGTAGCCActtcaagcagagctgggagtcCCACATTCAAAATGCCAGACAGTGCAAACAATATTGATCTAGATGAGCCAGTGCCCCGACTCTGTGGAAGGTCGCTTGCTATGCTCAAGGGACTTTGCTGGCCTCCAGCAGATCTTGGACTGGAAGAGCAAGGCCCCCACTTCCTCTAATTAGCCTCGTGCTGCTGGCTAATCCTCCAGGCAAGCAGCCTTGACGTGAACACAGGAGACAAAGCTGCTAAAAACAGCGGCTGGCCATGCGCCGCCCTCTCCCAAGTGTCCACCTGGACAGTGACCGGCAAACGCTGGGTCAGAGGGATTCCTGATGCCCCGTGAAAGTCCAGGGGAAACCACTGCGCAGAATTCCCTGCACTGTTCCCTTTGCAGCGGCCATTCCTTCCCCACACGCTAACCAAGCCGACCACCAAGGAAGCCAATTGCCCAAAGGCTTCCGCTGCCTCGAACTTCTTGCTGCGTCCTCACTTGACCTCACGGCAACATCAGAAGCAAGGGCACCCGAAGGTGTTTTGTGGGAAGGACCCACAGCTGAGCAGTGTGGCACCTACTTTGCCACAGTTTAAGTTCTGAAACCcaagaaagctgctgccagtcagtgtagacaatactgaggtagatggactgagtaaggcaccttcctatgttcctacaatCAGGtgagtattattatcattaattaaatttgtatatataCCATCCcttatccaaagatcacaggacacttcacaagataaaaatacaaaatgagaacacaaaaaggCCGttgatctagctcagtattgcctccaCTGACTGGAACCAAGTGGCTTAGAAAGAGGGCAGGCACTGAACGGAGGGCAAGAACAACGCCCCTGCGGACACCTCCCCAACCAGGAATCTGTTTCCAGGACCTCTGTGTGCCAAGCAACTGCTCTGCCCCTgacctatggcccttcccaaCACCCAGTGCGAGGGCAGCGCTGATGCATGGTTAGGGATGGATGGAGAACACCCTTGAAAGAGGTGGAAACAATGGACCCTCCTGGAACAAGCTGCTCTGCTTTAATGTCCTCAAAAGTTGTTTCTGGCCCTGCAAGAAGCGACTGGTGTTTTCTGACGTCACCCAGGGAGCTACTGCAGAAGTCAAGCTGAAAAGGAAGGGATGCTGGGCCCAGTCATCGCCTTGGAGGAGGCACACCTTCCTTCCAGGCACACTTGGCAGGCACAGTTCTCTCAGCTTCTGCAGGAACTGGGCAGCAATGCCCAGAACAGATCCAGTGGAACATTGCCATCTTCTGGAGATGCAACAGAACAGCAGCTGTGCCTCTTTTTGAAGCCAGACCGCCTAGGAAGTCAAGCTTCCCCACCTCCAAAATCCTCTTTCCAGGGATAACAGCCCTTCTTTCCTGTCTGCTGGGGACATTCCCCCTGACATGATCTCAAGTTGCTATTTTAGCTTTATCAAGAGTCGTCCAGATGCCAGCAAGCCAAGGGAGGTGAATTACCAGGAAGTAGACAGAGATGGTTACCAGGCAGTCCTTTTGATGTGGGATAAATATTCGCTTCAGCATTTGCAAGGATGTCCAAGCATCTGCATGCTGCTTAGATGAGCTGAACTGCCCCAGAAGCCACCAGGGGAGCAATGGTTTGGTATCTGATCAGATGCTGAGAGTCTTCATCCAGGTCAATCACATATTCTCTGAAAGAGACAGACCATAATAAGGTTaggtaaggttgcaatcctatgtacacttacttTTGAGCATAGTAGGAATTTCTTCCTAATTAGAGATATGTTGGATTGATTTGCATGCTAGTTACTAGGAATTTATTAAACTCAACTAGGGCACTAATTtccatctcctctctctctgaggTCACTgtgaaaatatattttcaaatgtCAAAGATCTGCAAATATTTACACACACTTACAACAGGGTGGAGAACCCATGTCACTCTGTATATTGTTGGCCTCCAACTGCCATCCTGTAAGCCTGGCCAGGGATAAGGTGGGAACTGTAGgccaacatctagagagccacaggttccccagcctctCTCAAAAACCGTCAAGCCTTTCCAAGCAGAAGGACTGGAAGCCTCACAAATCAGGCTTAACACCCACGACATATTTAAAGAAATCCATTTCCATTGGCATTCAGATACATACGGCCCCTGGCAGTGAAGGAAAAACAGAGACAGCCGCTGTGGCCAGAAGCCCTTGAGAGATGGGTGAATACAGAATAAGGCTCATTcattttcaaagccatccaggtttgtgGCCCTTGCTTCATATTGCAGCAGCAAGTTCCACATTTTCACTATTTGCTGTGTAACGAAGGAAGCAGGGGAGCAACGGCCAAACCCTACTGGGCTGCTCCTGAGAAAGCTGACGATCTGTTGCTTTTACCCTGCTTTTCTGTCCATGGACATACAAAGCAGTTTGCAATTCTCAAATCAACTATAACAAAACCCTGAAACATAAACAGCCATCCTTGTTTAGAAAATAACATTTAAGACAGCAGCTGATGGAAGCCAACCAAGCACCTTTAGTGGTTTAGCTCAGCCTCAGTGCACAAAGCCCAAGAAGTCGCTACAATCCTGCCTGTTGTGTAAGCCGCTAGAGGTTTCAAAAAGGCAAAGGGACATGCCGAATATCAGCCGCAAGGAAGCAAAGAGACACACCCAGCAAGCAGGTGCAAAGGCTTCTCTTTTTCAGAAGTCGTGCACCTTGTTGGAGGCTCCTTGGGAACAACGGCTTGAACAGGAGTTTGTCCTGCTGGGGTGGACAGGAGTAGCAGCcttaaacatctggaaagcaccaggctgggaaaggctggtgGAGGGAACTTCTCTGGGGAGATCGTTTGGATGCTGGTGTTTGGGATACTGATAAGCTCAGCAAGCTCCATTCTTGGGAGTCTCTTTCCTACCTCTGCTCATCAGTCTCTGGTTCCACCAGGATATTCTCCTGTCTCTCTTTCACCCGCAGGAATACGAAGGAATCCAGATTCGGTTTGGGTACTGTAAAGAAACACACAGAGAGGGAAAGGCTTCTCCATCAAAATTGTCTGCAAAGCACTCCTCCAAGGGGAGACTGTCACTCCATCATCTGGGAGTGAGACAGATTGACTTCTCTGGAGACTTCAAGGAGCGTGACTAACAAGTACAGCACCATCCAGAGCGGGGACTGGGAAACGGAGTATCAGAATGACGAAATATTGGGGCAGATCTTGATGAATTGCTTTACAGTGCAACCAAAAAGCCTTATATCCAAAAGCCTTATAAATTCCTGACAGATGCTTTGAAAAGTAATCACATCCCAAATAGATGGGAATTCCCGGAAGGGGTATCTTTTACGTATAAAGGTAAGAAACAAAGGTGCAGAGATACATCAGAAGTGGAGAAATTCTGGAGAAAGTCTAAAAAACAACTAGGAGAAGCAGAGCCCTTgacaggagaaggggaggaaactCCCTAGGATACAGGTGAAAAATAAGAAGAGATACAAAAGCAACAAGATTCATAATTCAAtaattagaaataataaaattataacatAAATCAGAATGGCAGATTCAAAAGTATAAATATGACGTTGATATGAGAACAGAACAATAAGTATATGATTTAAAGATACCAAAAAGTTGAGAAAAGAGTAGAAGAAGCAGGAGAAGATATTACGTTAAAAtaaaccagaagaggaagttgagggaagtcgtatgggggggagggggaaactgggGAATGATATTATTGTTATAtaatgtgacattttgatgtttaaaaatgtataacccaataaattttttaaaggaattttaACTTTCTTTAAAATAGTGGATAACTTTAATTTGATGGGTATTTGGAGATTTAAATACCCACTGGAGAGAGAATTTACATTTTTCTCAGAACTGTATTGGTCTAGCGGAAGATAtatcaattacccggatatttgttggatgtcaaactcagccaagagcataaggtcaaacagattcctcactggccttgcagacaacttcattgtccagaaagtgggagaagcaacaagaggaacagccattttagatctggtcctaaccaatgttgatgacctggttagtggggtagaagtggaaggatcattaggcgcgagtgatcatgctcttctgaagtttactatacagcggaaaggagcagccaagcatactaggactcaatttcttgactttaagaaagccgacttcataaaacttagggaagtgctgggtgagatcccatggacagtaatactaaaaggaaagggagttcatgatggctgggagtttgttaagagggagatagtaaaagcacaacttcaggcaataccaatgagacggaaacatggaaggtgcctaaagaagccagggtggctatctaaagaacttttaactgagttaggattaaaaaaggatgtgtacaaaaaaatggaaaagggaaaccaccaaagaggaattcaaacaaatagccagcacgtgtagacacaaagtcagaaaagctaaagcacagaatgaactcaggcttgctagagaggttaaaaacaacaaaaaaggcttttatgggtatgttcgtagcaaaaggaagaacaaagaaacagtggggtcactcagaggagaagatagtgaaatgcaaacaggggacacagaaagggctgaactcctcaatgccttctttgcctcagtcttctccgataaagaaaacaatgcccgacctgaagaatgtggagcaaatgattcagcagaggaaacacagcccagaataactaaggagatagtacaagaatacttcgctagtctagatgtattcaagtctccagggccagatgaactgcatccaagagtattaaaagaactggcagatgtgatctcagaaccactggcagtcatctttgagaattcctggagaacaggcgaagtcccggcagactggaggagggcaaatgttgtccctattttcaaaaagggggaaagagaggacccaaatcaGAGAgggcccagtcagtctgacatcaataccagggaagattctggagcagatcattaagcaaacagtctgtgagcacctagaaaggaatgctgtgatcaccaatagtcagcatggatatctgaaaaataagtcatgtcagactaacctgatctcgttttttgacagaattacaagcctggtagatgaagggaacgcagtggatgtagcctaccttgatttcagcaaggcatttgacaaggtgccccatgatattcttgtaaagaagctggtaaaatgcggtcttgactatgctaccactcagtagatttgtaactggctgactgaccgaacccaaagggtgctcatcaatggttcctcttcatcctggagaagagtgactagtggggtgccacagggttctgtcttgggcccggtcttattcaacatctttatcaacaacttggatgatggactcaagggcatcctgatcaaatttgcagatgacaccaaactgggaggggtggctaacactccagaggacaggatcacacttcaaaacgaccttgacagattagagaactgggccaaaacaaacaagatgaattttaacagggagaaatgtaaagtattgcacttgggcaaaaaaaatgagaggcacaaatacaagatgggtgacacctggcttgagagcactacatgtgaaaaggatataggagtcttggttgaccacaaacttgacatgagccaacagtgtgacgcggcagctaaaaaagccaatgcaattctgggctgcatcaataggagtatagcatctagatcaagggaagtaatagtgtcactgtattctgctctggtcagacctcacctggagtactgtgtccagttctgggcaccacagttcaagaaggacactgacaaactggaacgtgtccagaggagggcaaccaaaatggtcaaaggcctggaaacgatgccttatgaggaacggctaagggagctgggcatgtttagcctggagaagaggaggtaaaggggtgatatgatagccatgttcaaatatataaaaggatgtcacatagaggagggagaaagcttgttttctgctgctccagagaagcggacacggagcaatggatccaaactacaagaaagaagattccacctaaacattaggaagaacttcctgacagtaagagctgttcgacagtggaatttgctgccaag contains:
- the LOC128420136 gene encoding protein phosphatase 1 regulatory subunit 3C-B-like, translating into MSCGDLFQVFSTRAMVPRATSVDRAMRLCLSHTPPIRKLLDSYEELREGLGHQPLRPCLNNCLEGERRDAIKGCRGKKKKKVVFADMKGFSLTAVRIFSKIEEDLCDLHQALSHLTNFRNKLRGSRPETKKYMLDFPQPSADYLAFRNRLQSSCVSLENCVIQEKSLSGTIKVRNIGFEKKVYIRITFDSWRSFRDVCCQYMPNTYGLTDTDVFSFEVALPKAPAPCGNIEFCVSFHCGQKVYWDNNHGKNYRIRPVMGPSPPNALSRLAKGTFTAGEPLGTSRAAALVLSRLHTWRRSDDQAYW